In Coffea arabica cultivar ET-39 chromosome 9e, Coffea Arabica ET-39 HiFi, whole genome shotgun sequence, the genomic window ACTGTAAAGGGAGAACAAGTTTCAGCAACTATAGCAATTGCGACAGTTGTGCAGACACGGTTCTGACGTTCCTGAACTTTGAGATTATTCAACAGTGTTGCAAGGACGTCTTGTGGACCAATAGCTTTTGCAATATACCCAAAAGTGTTGACTGTTGCTCGACGAATACCCTTTTTGTGGGCTTTGAGCATCTCAAGAAGCTCAAAACAAATCCTCATCCATTCTCTGGCAGGAACAAATTCTGCTCCACGGTCAGCAATTCGACCAACAAGATCAATGCAGTTCTCCTGGACTTTCTCAtgacgatttttcaaaattggagtcAACCGAGGAAGTAAATCCTTTATTGGAGGAGTCATTTTAGTCATACCAATGACATTAACAATAGCTTTCAGAGCACCCAATATTGATCCCAGAACTTCTGGGTACTCTTCCCCCAAATACTCATACAAaacgacaccaagatggcccaTCAGTTGTTCTTCTCCACACTGCTTCATCACCACAGCAATCCTTGATATAAGATCTGCAGCTTGTTGTCTGACCTTTGCACTCTTATTATTTAAACGCCATTTAATAGTCCCACATATTTGCGGAAGGTAAGGCTTCACTCTCTGCCCAAGAGCATTAACAACAGCTCCAAAACCATTCAACATCACATTTGCATCATCACTGGTTTGCTCTTGGAACGCATAGAGAATCCCATCAATCAACAGCTCTTCTAAGCGAGCATCAATATCAGACGCGCCCAGATTTGCAACCACCTTTTCAATTGTCTCCATGACCATCCTCCTATAAGGCTCACTCTCATCCTTGAGATCTTCCACAATCCTACCCACTATATCAGCAACCCCAACTTTGTTTGCTATCTCAACAGTAGTATCAACAAGTTGCCTGTAATTTCTGCGGTCCAAAGCCATTCTTCTCACCCAGAAGTTGCGGAAGAACTCAGGGAGAATGTCATTCCTGATGTAGTCTGGCTCAACACCTTCAGTGCTCACACACTGCTTCACAACttttaaaacaattttcttcatttcttcgtcAGGCGACTGAAACTCACGGATCAGTATATGCATCACTTCCTTGGTATAGTAACTAGCATATATAGCATCCATGAGAGGGATGATGAAACCGATGGCTTTCAAAAAGGCTGCCAAAACCTTCCCTCGGTGAGATCTAATACCCTTCCAGAGAGGCTTCAACACTGAATCGAAGCTCTCAATACCATATGGGGCAGCTGCCTCAGCAAGAGCAGCAAGGGAAAGAGCTGTGATAGTTCTAACCTTCTGATTCTCATCATTAAGACCATGTTCTATGATTTCTACAAGAGACCTCAAGTGTGGAAGAACAGCACAACCAATCAAAATAGCAATCTGCTGAACAATTTTGATACCTGTGTGACGGGCTTGCCAAGACTTCTTACTCTGACACACTGCCTTCAGAAAAGGTAACAAAGCAGGAATTCCAAGTGCAGAGGCAACAACACTGAATGCTCTTGCAGTAGTGTTTCTTACATACTCATCGATATTGTCAATATCAGGGCGCATTGCAGCAATCATAGTTGCCAACCCAGCAGCCTTGCTGAGATTGGAGATAATTTCCCTACCTTCTACACGGGCATAATAATCCTCATCAATCAGCAAAGGCTCGATCACCACAAGAATTTTGTGCACATATGGACGCACCAACTCATCCAATTTGTAAAGCACCCTATCAATGACCTTCACCAGTAAATGTCTTTCTTGGTCCTCCAATGTCGGTTGCATGAGCAACGGAAGAATCCGATTGAACAGTGGCCCAGCACCAAACTCTCTGGCCTTATCAGTTAACTGCCGCAGAGCTGTTTTCCTCTGAGGTGGCGTGCCATTCTTAACCTTGAGCAGCAGTTTCATTATCTTTCGTTCTTTCTGCTCTTCCAGAGACAATTCCTCTTCGTTTTCTTCATTCAACAGTGCACCAAAATATTGATAGTCTTCAGGCTTCATGAAAGGCAGTCCACCAGGCATCTCTTTCGGCACATCAAACTGCTGACCTCGATTTTCTTCAGGGATATTATACAGAGGTGTGCCAATCGGCGTTGGGGTGGCAAGAAGCTTCCTAGCAGGAGTTCTAATTGGGACATAGGAAGCTGGGGGCTCCAAAATTTTGTAGCCCTCCTGGGGAAACATAGCATCCAACTCTTCATCGGTCAATGGACGATTCCTGTCCTCAATATCCTTCTCCCACCTCAGCAAATTATACTGCTCTGGCGTAATTGCACCCCGCAGATTAATAGCACTTGGAGTTGGCGTAGCAAGATCAGCTCCTCCAAAGGGGGTCACACCAGGGGTTGCTGCCGCAGCAGGGGTAGCATTGGACATCGGTGTTGCACTACCCATAGTAGCAGGAGTCTCATCCCACCTTGATCTCTGCCTTTTAGGTGTAGGGGTCGCTAGCCCAGCCAGCTTTGGAGTTGCATCCCAAGTCATCCCAGCAGGGGTAGCACCAGGAGTAACTCCCCCAGCAGGGGTGACATCCGAATCAGCCAATCTCCCAGGGGTTGGAGTCTCATCCCACCTATTCTTCCTCACAGAAGGAGTCGCATCCCCAATCCTCCCGGGTGTTGGAGTCGCATCCCACCTACCACTCCCAATTCCAGGAGTTGAATCCGGCAAATCCCAATCAGAACCTCCCTTAGCTTTCTTTGCACTAGTGTCATCCTGCGACTGATCCCACCGATTTCTCTTCTTGGGTTTCTCAGCTTCCTTCTCTTTGCTTACTGGCTTAACTGCTTCTTCCTCCTTCTTCTTCGCTATTGCTTTCAGCACATCATCCTTCTGCCTCTTCAAAGCCTCCTCCTTCATGACATCAGCATACGACCTCACGTCCGGCCCTGGGGTTTTATCCAGGAAAGGGTCAACCCTCTCCGGAGATATCACCCGGTTCAACCTCCTCTTCCTATAATCATCCTCCCGGTCAATAATTCTGCTCGGCTGCTTAAACCCGAGGTCATCCTCATTCCCGGGCCTCGGAGCATCCTTGAAAAACTCTTTTGGAGCAGTATAAGAATTCAGCTTCCGAGCTATCTCGTTATCAGGACCATCCGCTGTGTCGTCATCGTCATTCACCGGAATTGACCTCTCATAGCCCTCGAAACGGTCAGCGCTGTACAAGTCGGTATCAAACGTAACCGACGTAAGGGAAGCCAGGTCTTGCTCCATCTTCTTCCTCTCCTCTTGGGTTCTCTTAATCTCACTACCTTCTGAGTCCATCTCTTCAAGTTATACAGAAATTGGAGCTTCAACAataaaccctaaccctaaccctgatCGAAACCCTAACCTAATTCTCACAATACGTCTCTCTAAACAAACAAATCAGGAAGTAATGGCGAAAATTAACCCACGATACGCACCTGAGAATAAAGAAATACAAAAAGATTCAGCAAATTTAACAACGCAAATGATAGTTAAATAAACATCAACTGAAAATGGAAGAATGGAAGAAAGGGCAGAGCTGTATGGAATTTTGCATCGACCAGAATAATAGAACCAGCTACAAGATAATCAAAAGGATTATaaacaaaactagaaaaaaagaaatcaaaaaaaGGAGAAACTGAGCTTGAAAATGGATAATGGGTGCAGAGGTAGAGTAGGGAGGGTGCAGAGGTAGAGGTAGAGTGCGGAACTATGGCTGATAAGACTCTTTCCACAGAAATGCACTTCTAACTTGCTACTAGACCAGAAATTCAGTTCACTTGCGATACCCAACCCCTCCCCTCcaagccacacaatcatgcgcAAGCTGCTGCAACTATTACGATCAGTAAGCAAGAAATATTAGCATTACAAACAAAAGACCTACTAGTCGTCACAGCAGCTAGCCACAGGCAAATGAAATGCGATAACCCCAATAATTCAAGTTAATTAGCCAGCCCAAAAGCTTTGATTTAACGAATACTGATTGGAAACTCAAAAACCTAGAACCAGAAACAGAGACAGACCCGTTCCCTCCTAATTATCAAACAATTTAAGCgcacaaggaaaacaaaggcgAAGACATCAGCAAGAAAAAGATGAAGATTTACCTCCGATCACTTGCCGACGAAGATATCAGCTTGATCTGGGATTCTGGGTTGAGTAAAATTTTAGGAGGATTTAGACAGAGAGGATCGGTTTAGTTGAGTAGTCATTAGAACTGAGGGGAATGGGAGGCAACGGCTGTAGTTGCGAAGGGAAAAACGGAGGAAGGAAATAAGgggttttgttatttttttgtgtatatatatatatatatgtatatatgtgtgtgtgtaatatgtatatttttttttatatcccCGCCCCAAAAAAATACCCCACCCTGTTTTAAGGCGGGGGTAAATATTCCCACCCCTCACCCCCGCGCGGGCATCCATTCCCATTGACATCCCTAGATAAGAGGGTTGAAACTAGTTTCGGAATTTTTCTACCTCTTGTATTTATTGTTTAAACGTTCATAACCGACTGATTAAGTCGGTAATTAGTCATTACCTGACACTAGGGGTAGCAATCGGGTTCAAATCGGGTTAGCGGGTTGGGTTGAGATCCGGATATAACAGAAATCATGTTGACCCGAACCTGACCCGTCAACCCGAAACCCGTCAAGATACCTGACcaaacccgaaaatttcaggttggcgggtcgatcCGAAATgatccgaaacttaattttaattgattaatttatcactgtaatttctaataaaatcaatttcgcacaagactaattacataattaagtaataaaattttaaataaataattccaaaccaaatcttaaataaattaaaacattgAAAACGTGTtttattccaaaccaaatataaattaaattaaaacagtataaaagtaaaaaataatataatgcattatttgtccaaatataataatttcaacttcacacaagtaaaataaattcatttaggattaagtgattaatgcctttggaaaaaaagaataacttagtttagttagataaataaattttatgtttattaaattatttttaattcttaAACGGGTTATCGGATCATATCGGATCACCCATGGGTTGACCCGAATTCGACccgttttcttttcgggttcatcagGTTTGACCCAATTCTGACCCGAACTCGCGAaatctcaacccaaacccattaatttcgtgttaggtttaGTGTCGtattttcaggtcgtgtcgaaaattgccacccctacttgACACAAGGTGCTGGGCCTGATTTTTCTTTCCACAAACAAAAGGACCTGGCCCCACTTTAGGCCCCAACCTTTATTCGGGTTATTGGGTTATTTTCCATTTTGGTTACAAAACTCGAACACTGGATCTCAGGTGTACTAACCCTTAGTGAGACCAGCTCAGCTGCCTTGGAAGAACTAGGTGCTAGGCCTGATTGCTCAGAAAAGAACAGGTGCTGGGCCTAAGGCCCGGAACGGCGACCGTACAGTGCCCAATCTTAAGTCTCTtcagattgctatttttttgtGAAACAATTTTACGTTTCTATAAATATTCTTTTAAAATATGTATTTCTCGTTCACCTCTTATTTTATGTACatcatattttagaaaaatactacagtaattttttctctaaaaactCTTGAAATAGGCCACTATTACTTTctttctctgtctctctctcttcattttttttcttgtatcaTTCTGTTTATGAGGAGTAAAAATGCAAtctatacacacacacacacacacatattggCACACCGGCATGGGTGCTTGAAAAAGTGtgaaacacacacacacccaGAGTGATGGATTTATCTTGAAACATCATAGCTAGTTACGGGtgttaccctttttttttccttacaggggacagtTTTGAGAACGTGATTTTGGGGAAAGAGTTGAGTTAGTtctagttttgttttgtttaaacTCCTCTGTATTTGTATATTTCACATGTATTTGTATAAGTTTGGATATTTTGGCTTATATTTTAAGTTGAATCTTTAGCGACTCCATTGTATATAGTTTTGGGTTGATGAATGGAAATTAAATTGCGCGTTTTAGTTCTTTATGTGAATTTTGATTTAGtaatcctgacgagagttgagcaggcaatccgctaatctttggggtacgccctaagggaaggtggggctgtcacacgaaCTCCATTTGACTTTTATGATACCATTTTTTTCTAACACTGGCTTGTTCGGTTGTGTTCGGAAGGCAATTCCTTGCCTTGTAAGAACATCTAATTTCAGGAGTTTGGGTTCCAGGTGTATAGCACTTTTTAAATCttatgatttatttttctaGTAGCCTTGATTTTGATCTATATTGCTGCCCTAAACCTTGCAGATTCACCTTTGACGGAGCTGAACCAATAACACTTGATGGAAAATGAACATTATGCACATGGTGGGGAAACTTCTGACGAATCGGATGAGAATTGTGAcgaccctacctccccctatGGCGTACCCTAGAGTTTAGCGGACCGCATGTCCATCTCTCGTCAGAATTC contains:
- the LOC113709437 gene encoding uncharacterized protein, producing the protein MDSEGSEIKRTQEERKKMEQDLASLTSVTFDTDLYSADRFEGYERSIPVNDDDDTADGPDNEIARKLNSYTAPKEFFKDAPRPGNEDDLGFKQPSRIIDREDDYRKRRLNRVISPERVDPFLDKTPGPDVRSYADVMKEEALKRQKDDVLKAIAKKKEEEAVKPVSKEKEAEKPKKRNRWDQSQDDTSAKKAKGGSDWDLPDSTPGIGSGRWDATPTPGRIGDATPSVRKNRWDETPTPGRLADSDVTPAGGVTPGATPAGMTWDATPKLAGLATPTPKRQRSRWDETPATMGSATPMSNATPAAAATPGVTPFGGADLATPTPSAINLRGAITPEQYNLLRWEKDIEDRNRPLTDEELDAMFPQEGYKILEPPASYVPIRTPARKLLATPTPIGTPLYNIPEENRGQQFDVPKEMPGGLPFMKPEDYQYFGALLNEENEEELSLEEQKERKIMKLLLKVKNGTPPQRKTALRQLTDKAREFGAGPLFNRILPLLMQPTLEDQERHLLVKVIDRVLYKLDELVRPYVHKILVVIEPLLIDEDYYARVEGREIISNLSKAAGLATMIAAMRPDIDNIDEYVRNTTARAFSVVASALGIPALLPFLKAVCQSKKSWQARHTGIKIVQQIAILIGCAVLPHLRSLVEIIEHGLNDENQKVRTITALSLAALAEAAAPYGIESFDSVLKPLWKGIRSHRGKVLAAFLKAIGFIIPLMDAIYASYYTKEVMHILIREFQSPDEEMKKIVLKVVKQCVSTEGVEPDYIRNDILPEFFRNFWVRRMALDRRNYRQLVDTTVEIANKVGVADIVGRIVEDLKDESEPYRRMVMETIEKVVANLGASDIDARLEELLIDGILYAFQEQTSDDANVMLNGFGAVVNALGQRVKPYLPQICGTIKWRLNNKSAKVRQQAADLISRIAVVMKQCGEEQLMGHLGVVLYEYLGEEYPEVLGSILGALKAIVNVIGMTKMTPPIKDLLPRLTPILKNRHEKVQENCIDLVGRIADRGAEFVPAREWMRICFELLEMLKAHKKGIRRATVNTFGYIAKAIGPQDVLATLLNNLKVQERQNRVCTTVAIAIVAETCSPFTVLPALMNEYRVPELNVQNGVLKSLSFLFEYIGEMGKDYIYAVTPLLEDALMDRDLVHRQTAASAVKHMALGVAGLGCEDALIHLMNYVWPNIFETSPHVINAVMEAIEGMRVALGAAVVLNYCLQGLFHPARKVREVYWKIYNSLYIGAQDALVAAYPMLDDEENNVYSRPELVMFV